Proteins from a genomic interval of Trifolium pratense cultivar HEN17-A07 linkage group LG6, ARS_RC_1.1, whole genome shotgun sequence:
- the LOC123891138 gene encoding uncharacterized protein LOC123891138: MEDITSTMQRGFKKYWKRRKGYQILNKSNRRKKNTVKLGGGGGGGASTTGKKRRWRIKISPKIKIPKISSPKKWMLWLRDTYVRMMLGLANSKVMSLSTLGDPTGGFGRTPQPKEYDDKMLVHMYNSLVMGQGHLVPGSLDLPSKLGSETACKPGGTKMVNQNIS, encoded by the coding sequence ATGGAAGATATCACATCCACCATGCAAAGAGGTTTCAAAAAGTACTGGAAGAGAAGAAAAGGCTATCAAATATTAAACAAGTCGAATCGCCGAAAGAAGAACACAGTGAAGctaggaggaggaggaggaggaggagcatCCACCAccggaaaaaaaagaagatggaGGATCAAAATTTCCCCCAAgatcaaaattccaaaaatttcTTCACCCAAAAAATGGATGTTATGGTTGAGAGACACCTATGTAAGGATGATGCTTGGTTTGGCTAACTCAAAGGTAATGAGTTTGTCTACCTTAGGTGACCCCACTGGTGGATTTGGTAGAACCCCACAACCTAAGGAGTACGATGATAAAATGCTTGTTCATATGTACAATTCGTTGGTCATGGGACAAGGACATTTGGTACCGGGTTCACTAGATTTACCATCAAAATTGGGCTCAGAAACTGCTTGCAAACCGGGAGGTACAAAAATGGTGAATCAAAACATTTCATGA
- the LOC123891139 gene encoding probable galacturonosyltransferase-like 7, with product MLWIMKFSQIFSAAMLVIILSPSLQSSYYPAEAIRSSYSYLQIPNDYRFSFRKSPSFHNAEECDSISTDISVCDPSLVHVAITLDIDYLRGSIAAVHSILRHAFCPQSIFFHFLVTDTNLEDLVQSTFPELKFKVYYFDSNIVKNLISTSVRQALEQPLNYARNYLADLLESCVQRVIYLDSDLVVVDDVAKLWSTDLGLKTIGAPEYCHANFTKYFTARFWSEPSFAATFEKRKVCYFNTGVMVMDLVRWRKEGYTKKIEKWMEIQKSERIYELGSLPPYLLVFAGHVAGIEHRWNQHGLGGDNVKGSCRDLHAGPVSLLHWSGSGKPWLRLDSRNPCPLDALWAPFDLYGHGNSYESL from the coding sequence atgttgtggaTTATGAAATTTTCACAGATTTTCTCCGCCGCAATGTTGGTAATCATTCTCTCCCCCTCTCTCCAATCTTCATACTACCCTGCAGAAGCAATTCGATCTTCTTATTCATATCTTCAAATCCCTAACGATTACCGATTTTCTTTTCGTAAATCACCTTCTTTCCACAATGCCGAAGAATGCGATTCGATTTCAACAGATATCAGTGTATGCGATCCTAGTTTGGTTCATGTTGCTATAACCCTAGATATTGATTATCTTCGTGGTTCAATCGCAGCCGTTCATTCCATTCTACGACATGCCTTTTGTCCTCAGagtattttctttcattttcttgttACTGATACCAATCTTGAAGATTTGGTTCAATCCACTTTTCCTGAGTTGAAATTCAAGGTTTATTACTTCGattctaatattgttaagaATTTGATTTCAACTTCTGTCAGACAAGCTTTGGAGCAACCGTTGAATTATGCGAGAAATTATCTTGCGGATCTGTTAGAGAGTTGTGTTCAGAGAGTGATTTACTTGGATTCAgatcttgttgttgttgatgatgtagCGAAACTATGGAGTACAGATTTAGGTTTAAAAACGATCGGAGCACCGGAATATTGTCACGCGAATTTCACTAAGTATTTCACGGCGAGGTTTTGGTCGGAGCCGTCGTTTGCGGCGACGTTTGAGAAACGGAAGGTTTGTTACTTTAATACTGGTGTTATGGTTATGGATCTGGTACGGTGGAGAAAAGAAGGGTACACGAAGAAGATTGAAAAATGGATGGAGATACAGAAAAGTGAAAGGATCTATGAACTTGGTTCATTGCCACCGTATTTGTTAGTATTCGCCGGACACGTGGCGGGGATCGAACACCGGTGGAATCAACATGGTTTGGGTGGTGATAATGTGAAGGGTAGTTGTAGAGATTTGCATGCTGGTCCGGTGAGTTTGTTACATTGGTCAGGTAGTGGGAAGCCATGGTTAAGACTTGATTCAAGAAATCCTTGTCCTCTTGATGCACTTTGGGCACCGTTTGATTTGTATGGACATGGAAATAGCTATGAATCATTATAG